Proteins found in one Scomber scombrus chromosome 15, fScoSco1.1, whole genome shotgun sequence genomic segment:
- the si:ch211-243g18.2 gene encoding keratin, type I cytoskeletal 18 isoform X1 — MAAVSATTIMASSMSLRGYSMSRQPSFSSRSMMDTGRARSRASVSFSATSPLTRSASISQDLNGPISLQLNGLHGNSTNEKEAMQSLNNRLANYLDKVRSLERSNADLEMKIKQLMIDRIPKGHDLDTMMAQAHAVEQEVRKKTLENARLMLEIDNAKLAADDFRIKWETELVMCQSVERDCVALKKAKTDHEQIIASLRGDLDSLKEELYFLKKNHEEELEQMKSRIARDEVNVEVDSASGPELGSILSDLRSQYEGIVKKNKEHAELWYHKKLETVQNEVKESNEALRAAQSELTERQRFLQNLEVELESLHKQIAALEGNLGETGQKYSCEMERLQATLSQMEDDLSQLRLDMQRTKTDYEQLLRIKQNLEMEIATYRRLLEGEETIKEIPPPPKKEPDVRTRKIVKVVTQTMINGKVVDESSEVEQIEETKK, encoded by the exons atggcagcggtatctgcaa CCACCATCATGGCCTCCAGCATGTCATTGAGGGGTTACTCTATGAGCCGTCAGCCCTCTTTTTCCAGCCGCTCTATGATGGACACCGGGCGTGCTCGCTCCCGTGCTTCAGTCTCTTTCTCAGCTACGAGCCCGTTGACCCGCTCAGCTTCTATCAGCCAAGATCTCAACGGCCCAATCAGCCTGCAACTTAATGGGCTGCACGGCAACAGCACCAACGAGAAGGAAGCCATGCAGAGTCTCAACAACCGTCTGGCCAACTACCTAGACAAG GTGCGTTCACTGGAGCGCTCCAACGCAGACCTGGAGATGAAGATCAAGCAGCTGATGATTGACCGCATTCCCAAAGGTCATGATCTCGATACCATGATGGCCCAGGCTCATGCTGTTGAGCAAGAG GTGAGGAAGAAGACCTTGGAAAATGCTCGTCTCATGTTAGAGATCGATAATGCTAAACTGGCTGCTGATGACTTCAGAATCAA GTGGGAGACAGAGCTGGTGATGTGTCAGTCTGTGGAGCGGGACTGTGTTGCACTGAAGAAGGCCAAGACAGACCACGAGCAGATCATTGCCTCTCTGAGGGGAGATCTGGACAGCCTGAAAGAAGAACTTTACTTCCTCAAGAAAAACCATGAGGAG GAACTTGAGCAGATGAAGTCTCGTATTGCTAGAGACGAGGTGAATGTGGAGGTGGACTCGGCCAGTGGGCCAGAGCTGGGATCCATTCTGTCTGACCTACGCAGCCAGTATGAGGGCATTGTCAAGAAGAACAAGGAACATGCCGAGCTGTGGTATCACAAGAAG CTGGAGACGGTCCAGAATGAGGTGAAGGAGAGCAACGAAGCCCTGCGAGCAGCCCAGAGCGAGCTAACTGAGAGGCAGCGCTTTCTGCAGAACctggaggtggagctggagAGTCTGCACAAACAG ATAGCAGCTCTGGAGGGTAACCTGGGTGAGACGGGTCAGAAATACTCATGTGAGATGGAGCGACTGCAAGCCACCCTGAGTCAGATGGAGGACGACCTCTCCCAGCTCAGACTTGACATGCAGCGGACCAAAACTGACTACGAGCAACTTCTCCGCATCAAGCAGAACCTGGAAATGGAGATCGCCACCTACAGGCGCCTGCTGGAGGGAGAGGAAAC AATCAAGGAAATTCCACCTCCACCAAAAA AGGAGCCTGATGTTCGTACCAGGAAGATTGTGAAGGTGGTGACTCAGACGATGATTAATGGCAAGGTGGTGGATGAATCCAGCGAGGTGGAGCAGATCGAGGAGACCAAGAAatag
- the si:ch211-243g18.2 gene encoding keratin, type I cytoskeletal 18 isoform X2 produces MASSMSLRGYSMSRQPSFSSRSMMDTGRARSRASVSFSATSPLTRSASISQDLNGPISLQLNGLHGNSTNEKEAMQSLNNRLANYLDKVRSLERSNADLEMKIKQLMIDRIPKGHDLDTMMAQAHAVEQEVRKKTLENARLMLEIDNAKLAADDFRIKWETELVMCQSVERDCVALKKAKTDHEQIIASLRGDLDSLKEELYFLKKNHEEELEQMKSRIARDEVNVEVDSASGPELGSILSDLRSQYEGIVKKNKEHAELWYHKKLETVQNEVKESNEALRAAQSELTERQRFLQNLEVELESLHKQIAALEGNLGETGQKYSCEMERLQATLSQMEDDLSQLRLDMQRTKTDYEQLLRIKQNLEMEIATYRRLLEGEETIKEIPPPPKKEPDVRTRKIVKVVTQTMINGKVVDESSEVEQIEETKK; encoded by the exons ATGGCCTCCAGCATGTCATTGAGGGGTTACTCTATGAGCCGTCAGCCCTCTTTTTCCAGCCGCTCTATGATGGACACCGGGCGTGCTCGCTCCCGTGCTTCAGTCTCTTTCTCAGCTACGAGCCCGTTGACCCGCTCAGCTTCTATCAGCCAAGATCTCAACGGCCCAATCAGCCTGCAACTTAATGGGCTGCACGGCAACAGCACCAACGAGAAGGAAGCCATGCAGAGTCTCAACAACCGTCTGGCCAACTACCTAGACAAG GTGCGTTCACTGGAGCGCTCCAACGCAGACCTGGAGATGAAGATCAAGCAGCTGATGATTGACCGCATTCCCAAAGGTCATGATCTCGATACCATGATGGCCCAGGCTCATGCTGTTGAGCAAGAG GTGAGGAAGAAGACCTTGGAAAATGCTCGTCTCATGTTAGAGATCGATAATGCTAAACTGGCTGCTGATGACTTCAGAATCAA GTGGGAGACAGAGCTGGTGATGTGTCAGTCTGTGGAGCGGGACTGTGTTGCACTGAAGAAGGCCAAGACAGACCACGAGCAGATCATTGCCTCTCTGAGGGGAGATCTGGACAGCCTGAAAGAAGAACTTTACTTCCTCAAGAAAAACCATGAGGAG GAACTTGAGCAGATGAAGTCTCGTATTGCTAGAGACGAGGTGAATGTGGAGGTGGACTCGGCCAGTGGGCCAGAGCTGGGATCCATTCTGTCTGACCTACGCAGCCAGTATGAGGGCATTGTCAAGAAGAACAAGGAACATGCCGAGCTGTGGTATCACAAGAAG CTGGAGACGGTCCAGAATGAGGTGAAGGAGAGCAACGAAGCCCTGCGAGCAGCCCAGAGCGAGCTAACTGAGAGGCAGCGCTTTCTGCAGAACctggaggtggagctggagAGTCTGCACAAACAG ATAGCAGCTCTGGAGGGTAACCTGGGTGAGACGGGTCAGAAATACTCATGTGAGATGGAGCGACTGCAAGCCACCCTGAGTCAGATGGAGGACGACCTCTCCCAGCTCAGACTTGACATGCAGCGGACCAAAACTGACTACGAGCAACTTCTCCGCATCAAGCAGAACCTGGAAATGGAGATCGCCACCTACAGGCGCCTGCTGGAGGGAGAGGAAAC AATCAAGGAAATTCCACCTCCACCAAAAA AGGAGCCTGATGTTCGTACCAGGAAGATTGTGAAGGTGGTGACTCAGACGATGATTAATGGCAAGGTGGTGGATGAATCCAGCGAGGTGGAGCAGATCGAGGAGACCAAGAAatag